The following are encoded together in the Deinococcus soli (ex Cha et al. 2016) genome:
- the kdpA gene encoding potassium-transporting ATPase subunit KdpA, which produces MDILLTYGLALALALPLGLFMARLMEAPASRVTAGLLRACGVDAARGMSWRAYVGALLGTNVIVGLVALATYLLQGGLPLNPDGIANLRWDTAVHTMASFITNTNQQHYSGQSGLSYLSQMLGITALQIFTPAVGFAALFAVLRGLRGDAHLGNYFLDVTRGAALLTVSAAVLALLLTWQGVPSTFAGARTATLVQPQTVEGQAVTTQTIPVGPVAPMVAIKQLGTNGGGWYGPNSTVPLENPTPLSNLLETVSIILFPLALVVATGRFLRRPRFGLVLMGVMSVLSAALTLGAVLAERMPNAALTGLSALGPNMEGKEVRLGADATALWAALTTQTSNGSVNGMLDSFTPLGGLVPQLGMFLNDVYGGIGVGLINMLVFVILTVFVAGLMVGRTPELFGRKIEAPEIKLASLILLLQPLLVLGFTALALANPAVTANSNPGFHGLSQVLYEYNSAFANNGSGFEGLGDNTPWWNLSCALVLLLARFLPIVGPLAIAGLLAAKRAAPEGSGTLRVDTPVFAGMLLSVMLLLQLLNFAPALVLGPVAEKMTLNTVKDVTK; this is translated from the coding sequence ATGGATATCCTGCTCACCTACGGGCTGGCGCTGGCGCTGGCCCTTCCCCTGGGGCTGTTCATGGCCCGGCTGATGGAAGCCCCGGCGTCGCGCGTCACGGCGGGTCTGCTGCGCGCGTGCGGCGTGGACGCCGCGCGGGGCATGTCGTGGCGCGCGTACGTGGGGGCGCTGCTGGGCACGAACGTGATCGTGGGGCTGGTGGCCCTGGCCACCTACCTGCTGCAGGGGGGTCTGCCGCTGAACCCGGACGGCATCGCGAACCTGCGCTGGGACACGGCGGTGCACACGATGGCGTCGTTCATCACGAACACGAACCAGCAGCATTACAGCGGGCAGAGTGGCCTGTCGTACCTGTCGCAGATGCTGGGCATCACGGCGCTTCAGATCTTCACCCCGGCGGTGGGCTTCGCGGCGCTGTTCGCGGTGCTGCGCGGCCTGCGTGGGGACGCGCACCTGGGGAACTACTTCCTGGACGTGACGCGCGGCGCGGCGCTGCTGACGGTGTCTGCGGCGGTGCTGGCGCTGCTGCTGACGTGGCAGGGCGTGCCGAGCACCTTCGCGGGGGCGCGTACGGCGACGCTGGTGCAGCCTCAGACCGTGGAGGGGCAGGCGGTGACCACGCAGACCATCCCGGTGGGGCCGGTCGCGCCGATGGTGGCGATCAAGCAGCTGGGCACGAACGGGGGCGGCTGGTACGGCCCGAACTCGACGGTGCCGCTGGAGAACCCCACGCCACTGTCGAACCTGCTGGAGACGGTCAGCATCATCCTGTTCCCGCTGGCGCTGGTCGTGGCGACCGGGCGGTTCCTGCGCCGCCCGCGCTTCGGACTGGTGCTGATGGGCGTCATGAGCGTGCTGTCCGCCGCGCTGACGCTGGGCGCGGTGCTCGCCGAGCGGATGCCGAACGCCGCCCTGACGGGCCTGTCCGCGCTGGGCCCGAACATGGAGGGCAAGGAGGTGCGCCTGGGCGCGGACGCGACGGCGCTGTGGGCCGCGCTGACCACGCAGACGAGTAACGGCAGCGTGAACGGCATGCTGGATTCGTTCACGCCGCTGGGCGGGCTGGTGCCGCAGCTGGGCATGTTCCTGAACGACGTGTACGGCGGGATCGGCGTGGGGCTGATCAACATGCTGGTGTTCGTGATCCTGACGGTGTTCGTGGCGGGCCTGATGGTGGGCCGCACGCCGGAACTGTTCGGCCGGAAGATTGAGGCCCCCGAGATCAAGCTGGCGTCGCTGATCCTGCTGCTGCAGCCGTTGCTGGTGCTGGGCTTCACGGCGCTGGCCCTGGCGAACCCGGCGGTCACGGCGAACTCGAACCCCGGCTTCCACGGGCTGTCGCAGGTGCTGTACGAGTACAACTCGGCGTTCGCGAACAACGGCAGCGGCTTCGAGGGCCTGGGCGACAACACGCCCTGGTGGAACCTCAGCTGCGCGCTGGTGCTGCTGCTGGCCCGTTTCCTGCCGATCGTGGGGCCGCTGGCGATCGCGGGCCTGCTGGCCGCCAAGCGCGCCGCGCCTGAAGGCAGCGGGACGCTGCGGGTGGACACGCCGGTGTTCGCCGGGATGCTCCTGAGCGTGATGCTGCTGCTGCAACTCCTGAACTTCGCCCCGGCGCTGGTGCTGGGAC
- a CDS encoding potassium-transporting ATPase subunit F → MDWPSGQGGGPVGAYRPGGGRRRLVGMDALLLILVLALGAYLLYALVKAERF, encoded by the coding sequence GTGGACTGGCCATCTGGCCAGGGCGGTGGGCCGGTCGGAGCATACCGCCCGGGCGGGGGGCGGCGCAGGCTGGTCGGCATGGACGCACTGCTTCTCATTCTGGTGCTGGCGCTGGGCGCGTATCTGCTGTACGCCCTGGTGAAGGCGGAACGGTTCTGA